A single Anopheles funestus chromosome 2RL, idAnoFuneDA-416_04, whole genome shotgun sequence DNA region contains:
- the LOC125763896 gene encoding collagen alpha-1(IV) chain, with product MGTRIKWLITTSLLVWFGQHAYAQLWASNSNVGGGIGMYKRQEQDHPRHMQPQIDPSYGLIDTASGPQGPPSKNCTASGCCVPKCFAEKGARGFPGPMGLKGVKGVRGFPGSEGLPGDKGTKGEPGPFGLQGPKGDRGRDGLPGYPGIPGTNGVPGLSGAPGIPGRDGCNGTDGLPGFEGLPGNPGPRGFPGVPGTKGEKGEPARHPENYNKGQKGEPGNDGLEGLPGPQGKEGPKGHPGLPGEKGVPGVPGLRGERGDKGVCIKGEKGQKGSKGEEVYGATGTTTTTGPKGEKGDRGDSGEPGRPGEKGQAGDRGQLGERGHKGEKGLPGQPGPRGRDGNFGPVGLPGQKGDRGSEGLHGLKGQSGPKGEPGRDGIPGQPGISGPAGAPGGGEGRPGAPGPKGPRGYEGPQGPKGMDGFDGEKGERGQMGPKGGQGVPGRPGPEGMPGDKGDKGESGSVGMPGPQGPRGYPGQPGPEGLRGEPGQPGYGMPGQKGNAGMAGFPGLKGQKGERGFKGVMGTPGDAKEGRPGAPGMPGRDGEKGEPGRPGLSGAKGERGLKGEIGGRCTDCRPGLKGDKGERGYAGEPGRPGSSGIPGERGYPGMPGEDGTPGLRGEPGPKGDPGLLGPPGPSGEPGRDAEIPMDQLKPIKGDKGELGEKGLLGIKGEKGFPGPVGPEGKVGMRGMKGDKGRPGEAGIDGAPGAPGKDGLPGRHGQTLKGEPGLKGNVGYAGDKGDKGYSGLKGEPGKCANVPPNIMEAIRGPQGSQGEKGAPGIQGMRGEKGDMGEQGRTGAQGSAGPPGAPGPVGPRGLTGHRGEKGNSGPLGPPGAPGRDGIPGAPGLPGSKGLKGDPGLSMVGPPGPKGNPGLRGPKGDRGGMGDRGDPGTPGSVGYPGEKGDLGTPGPPGYPGEVGPKGEPGPKGPAGHPGAPGRPGVDGVKGLPGLKGDIGAPGVIGLPGQKGDMGQAGNDGLKGFQGRKGMMGAPGIQGVRGPQGAKGEQGEKGDRGEIGMKGLMGQTGPPGMVGPKGDKGLSGLPGPACLPGLSGEKGDKGYTGPEGPPGEAGAASEKGQKGEPGVPGLRGNDGLPGLEGPSGPKGDAGVPGYGRPGPQGEKGDVGLTGINGLPGLNGVKGDMGVTGFPGVKGDKGTTGLPGVPGAPCMDGLPGVEGPVGPRGYDGEKGFKGEPGRIGERGDQGEKGDLGITGPVGLMGRKGDRGVPGSPGLPATVAAIKGDKGEPGFPGAIGRPGKVGVPGLPGDMGSKGEMGIQGLPGLPGPAGLNGLPGMKGDMGPMGEKGDTCPVVKGEKGLPGRPGKTGRDGPPGLTGEKGDKGLAGLPGPMGPPGPAGPLGRQGEKGDRGDSGLMGRPGQDGLPGPQGQRGLPGPQGEKGDHGPPGFVGPKGEKGERGREGLNGLNGPQGLKGDRGMPGLEGVAGLPGMVGEKGDRGLPGMAGLNGVSGEKGQKGETPQLPPQRKGPPGPPGFNGPKGDKGMPGLAGPSGIPGAPGAPGEMGLRGFEGARGLQGLRGDVGPEGRSGRDGAPGLPGPKGEPGRDCESAPYYTGILLVRHSQSDEVPVCEPGHLKLWDGYSLLYVDGNDYPHNQDLGSAGSCVRKFSTLPILACGQNNVCNYASRNDRTFWLSTSAPIPMMPVTENEMRPYISRCTVCEAPTNVIAVHSQTLHIPECPNGWDGLWIGYSFLMHTAVGHGGGGQSLSGPGSCLEDFRATPFIECNGGKGHCHYYETQTSFWLVSLEDHQQFQRPEQQTLKAGNLLSRVSRCQVCIRH from the exons ATGGGGACCCGAATAAAATG GTTAATTACTACCTCGTTGCTAGTCTGGTTTGGACAACATGCGTATGCG CAACTATGGGCGTCCAACTCCAATGTCGGCGGTGGTATCGGGATGTATAAGCGACAGGAACAGGACCATCCAAGACACATGCAACCACAGATCGATCCGAGCTACGGTCTCATCGACACTGCCAGCGGCCCACAAGGACCACCGTCCAAGAACTGCACTGCAAGCGGCTGTTGTGTACCGAAATGTTTTGCCGAGAAGGGCGCCCGAGGCTTCCCGGGCCCGATGGGTTTGAAAGGCGTCAAGGGCGTCCGTGGATTTCCCGGCTCGGAAGGCTTACCGGGCGACAAGGGAACCAAGGGTGAACCGGGCCCGTTTGGTCTCCAGGGACCGAAAGGTGATCGTGGTCGGGACGGATTGCCCGGCTATCCAGGCATTCCCGGTACAAACGGTGTTCCCGGATTGTCGGGTGCGCCCGGTATACCCGGACGTGACGGATGCAACGGTACGGACGGTTTGCCCGGCTTTGAAGGACTGCCCGGAAATCCGGGTCCACGCGGTTTTCCCGGTGTTCCCGGAACGAAGGGTGAAAAGGGAGAGCCCGCACGGCATCCGGAAAACTACAACAAGGGCCAGAAAGGTGAGCCTGGTAACGATGGGCTGGAAGGATTGCCCGGACCGCAAGGTAAGGAAGGACCCAAAGGACATCCCGGACTGCCCGGTGAAAAGGGTGTGCCCGGAGTACCCGGTTTGAGGGGAGAACGAGGTGACAAGGGCGTGTGCATTAAGGGCGAGAAGGGCCAGAAAGGTTCGAAGGGTGAGGAAGTGTACGGTGCAACGGGTACGACAACGACAACAGGACCGAAGGGCGAGAAAGGTGATCGGGGCGATTCGGGTGAACCGGGACGGCCCGGAGAGAAAGGACAGGCCGGTGACCGCGGACAATTGGGCGAGCGTGGGCACAAGGGCGAGAAGGGTTTGCCTGGACAACCGGGTCCAAGA ggaCGTGATGGTAACTTTGGACCGGTCGGTCTTCCCGGACAGAAAGGTGATCGCGGATCGGAAGGATTGCACGGACTGAAGGGTCAAAGTGGACCGAAAGGTGAACCGGGACGGGATGGCATCCCTGGACAACCCGGTATCTCCGGACCAGCGGGTGCGCCAGGCGGTGGCGAAGGACGCCCGGGGGCACCGGGTCCGAAGGGACCGCGGGGCTACGAAGGTCCACAAGGACCGAAAGGTATGGATGGATTCGATGGCGAAAAGGGCGAACGTGGACAGATGGGTCCTAAGGGCGGTCAGGGTGTACCGGGCCGACCGGGCCCTGAAGGTATGCCCGGTGACAAAGGTGACAAGGGCGAATCCGGTTCAGTCGGTATGCCTGGACCACAGGGACCACGTGGCTATCCGGGACAACCCGGACCCGAGGGTCTTCGCGGTGAACCAGGTCAGCCGGGTTATGGAATGCCAGGACAAAAGGGTAATGCCGGTATGGCTGG ATTCCCTGGCTTGAAGGGACAGAAAGGAGAGCGTGGCTTCAAGGGTGTGATGGGTACGCCTGGTGACGCAAAGGAAGGACGCCCGGGAGCACCCGGAATGCCGGGACGTGACGGCGAAAAGGGTGAACCGGGTCGTCCGGGTCTCAGCGGAGCGAAGGGTGAACGTGGATTGAAAGGTGAAATTGGTGGCCGCTGTACTGATTGCCGACCGGGACTGAAGGGCGACAAGGGCGAACGTGGATACGCCGGAGAACCAGGACGACCAGGATCGAGCGGTATTCCGGGCGAGCGAGGCTATCCGGGAATGCCGGGAGAGGACGGTACACCCGGACTGCGCGGCGAACCAGGACCAAAGGGTGACCCGGGATTGTTGGGACCACCGGGTCCATCCGGAGAGCCGGGACGCGATGCCGAAATTCCCATGGATCAACTGAAACCCATCAAGGGCGACAAAGGTGAACTGGGCGAGAAGGGTCTGCTAGGTATTAAGGGTGAGAAAGGATTCCCAGGACCGGTTGGACCGGAAGGAAAGGTGGGTATGCGTGGCATGAAAGGCGACAAAGGACGACCGGGCGAGGCAGGTATCGATGGAGCGCCGGGCGCACCGGGTAAGGACGGACTGCCAGGACGACACGGACAAACGCTCAAAGGTGAACCCGGTCTGAAGGGTAATGTTGGTTACGCGGGCGACAAGGGTGACAAAGGTTACTCCGGACTGAAGGGCGAACCGGGCAAATGTGCTAACGTACCACCGAACATAATGGAAGCGATTCGTGGTCCGCAAGGATCGCAGGGCGAGAAAGGCGCTCCCGGTATCCAGGGAATGAGGGGCGAAAAGGGTGATATGGGTGAGCAGGGACGCACGGGTGCACAGGGTAGTGCTGGACCGCCGGGCGCACCGGGACCAGTAGGACCGCGTGGTTTGACGGGACACCGAGGCGAGAAGGGAAATTCGGGACCGCTTGGACCACCGGGAGCTCCGGGACGGGATGGAATACCTGGTGCACCGGGACTTCCCGGCTCGAAGGGTCTCAAGGGTGATCCGGGTCTATCGATGGTGGGTCCACCCGGCCCCAAAGGTAATCCAGGTTTGCGTGGTCCGAAAGGTGATCGGGGCGGTATGGGCGATCGAGGCGATCCAGGAACGCCCGGCTCCGTTGGCTACCCGGGTGAGAAGGGAGATTTGGGAACACCCGGTCCTCCTGGCTATCCTGGCGAGGTTGGACCGAAGGGTGAACCGGGCCCGAAAGGACCGGCCGGACATCCCGGAGCACCGGGACGTCCCGGTGTGGATGGTGTGAAAGGTTTGCCGGGACTGAAGGGTGACATCGGGGCGCCGGGTGTGATAGGACTGCCCGGACAGAAGGGCGATATGGGACAGGCGGGTAACGACGGTCTGAAGGGTTTCCAAGGTCGCAAGGGCATGATGGGTGCTCCGGGCATTCAAGGCGTTCGTGGACCGCAAGGAGCGAAGGGTGAACAGGGCGAGAAGGGAGATAGAGGAGAGATCGGTATGAAGGGTTTGATGGGACAAACTGGACCGCCCGGTATGGTGGGACCTAAGGGTGACAAGGGTCTTTCCGGTTTGCCAGGACCGGCCTGCTTACCAGGACTTTCCGGCGAGAAGGGTGACAAAGGATACACTGGACCGGAAGGACCGCCAGGCGAAGCAGGAGCAGCATCCGAGAAGGGACAGAAAGGAGAACCAGGCGTACCGGGACTCCGTGGTAATGATGGACTCCCCGGATTGGAAGGCCCATCCGGACCGAAAGGAGATGCGGGTGTGCCGGGATATGGCCGACCTGGACCGCAGGGCGAGAAGGGTGATGTCGGCCTAACGGGCATTAACGGACTGCCGGGATTGAATGGTGTGAAGGGCGATATGGGAGTGACAGGATTCCCGGGAGTAAAGGGTGACAAGGGTACGACCGGTTTGCCCGGTGTTCCCGGAGCACCCTGTATGGATGGCTTGCCGGGCGTTGAGGGTCCAGTTGGACCACGAGGTTATGACGGTGAGAAGGGTTTCAAGGGTGAACCGGGCCGTATCGGTGAACGGGGCGACCAGGGCGAAAAGGGCGATCTCGGAATTACTGGACCGGTTGGTCTTATGGGCCGTAAGGGTGATCGCGGTGTACCTGGTTCGCCTGGTCTTCCCGCAACTGTTGCCGCCATTAAGGGTGATAAGGGTGAACCTGGCTTCCCGGGCGCTATTGGCCGACCTGGTAAGGTGGGAGTACCGGGACTACCGGGTGACATGGGTTCGAAGGGAGAGATGGGCATTCAGGGATTACCTGGATTGCCGGGCCCGGCTGGATTGAACGGACTGCCAGGCATGAAGGGCGATATGGGACCCATGGGCGAGAAGGGTGACACCTGCCCGGTTGTAAAGGGCGAAAAGGGTCTACCAGGACGACCAGGAAAGACGGGCCGCGATGGACCACCAGGACTGACGGGCGAGAAGGGTGACAAGGGTTTGGCGGGCTTGCCGGGACCAATGGGACCTCCGGGACCTGCGGGACCGCTTGGACGGCAGGGCGAGAAAGGTGATCGAGGTGATTCCGGTTTAATGGGTCGCCCTGGTCAGGATGGACTGCCGGGACCGCAAGGACAGCGCGGTTTGCCGGGACCTCAAGGCGAAAAGGGTGATCACGGACCACCCGGTTTCGTCGGACCGAAGGGTGAGAAGGGCGAGCGAGGACGGGAAGGATTAAACGGTTTGAATGGTCCGCAAGGTTTGAAGGGTGACCGTGGCATGCCCGGACTAGAAGGTGTCGCCGGTCTGCCCGGTATGGTGGGTGAGAAAGGTGACCGTGGATTACCGGGTATGGCCGGTCTGAACGGTGTTTCGGGTGAGAAGGGCCAGAAGGGAGAAACGCCACAGCTTCCACCCCAACGCAAGGGACCACCCGGACCGCCTGGTTTTAACGGACCGAAGGGTGACAAGGGTATGCCGGGCTTGGCGGGACCGTCTGGTATTCCCGGTGCTCCAGGTGCACCTGGCGAGATGGGACTTCGAGGATTCGAAGGTGCGCGCGGTTTGCAGGGTCTCCGGGGTGACGTCGGACCTGAAGGACGAAGCGGACGCGATGGAGCTCCGGGTCTGCCAGGTCCAAAGGGTGAACCAGGCCGGGACTGTGAATCGGCACCGTACTACACCGGTATACTGTTGGTACGGCACAGCCAATCGGATGAAGTGCCCGTTTGCGAACCGGGTCATCTGAAGCTGTGGGACGGTTACTCGCTACTGTACGTCGATGGTAACGACTACCCACACAACCAGGACCTCGGATCGGCAGGTTCATGCGTGCGGAAATTCTCCACACTACCGATACTGGCTTGTGGTCAGAACAATGTTTGCAATTATGCGTCGCGAAACGATCGAACATTCTGGCTGTCGACGTCGGCACCGATTCCGATGATGCCGGTCACGGAGAACGAGATGCGACCGTACATTTCGCGCTGCACGGTATGCGAAGCGCCCACTAATGTTATCGCTGTGCACAGCCAGACGCTTCATATTCCCGAATGTCCGAATGGATGGGATGGTTTATGGATCGGTTACAGTTTCCTTATG CACACTGCCGTCGGCCATGGTGGTGGAGGTCAGTCACTGTCCGGGCCGGGATCGTGTCTGGAGGACTTCCGTGCCACGCCCTTCATTGAATGTAACGGAGGCAAGGGTCACTGCCATTATTATGAAACCCAAACCTCCTTCTGGCTGGTGTCGCTCGAGGACCACCAGCAGTTCCAGCGACCGGAGCAGCAAACGCTCAAGGCTGGTAATCTGCTCAGCCGAGTATCTCGGTGCCAAGTGTGCATCCGCCATTGA
- the LOC125763974 gene encoding probable palmitoyltransferase ZDHHC24, with protein MRIRKHFLPRTLQDAVATAFMAGIIPITFWFEVYVVIPGIHGADSMYNWVHFVPAVLLLFNVTAHMLATVLCDTSCSTELIQLPANISNSATSGLGSKSWHLCATCEFIAPPRSWHCTSCRTCILKRDHHCVFTGCCIGHKNHRYFILFVAYLFISTLYASVLNNYFIWFIRGEEFRNWTSLVKIVFPLAMLLIDTSTKQYYLVIYLINMVGVMFTGVLLIYHGRLILSGAVVHERKAPEYDMGRGENVRMVLGNRWYIAWLSPFVTSELPHNGINWESLQKQTIKSK; from the coding sequence ATGAGGATACGGAAACACTTTCTACCCCGCACGCTACAGGATGCCGTGGCGACCGCATTCATGGCCGGTATCATACCGATAACGTTCTGGTTTGAGGTGTACGTAGTTATACCTGGTATTCACGGAGCGGATTCGATGTACAATTGGGTCCATTTCGTGCCTGCCGTGCTCCTGCTATTCAACGTGACGGCACACATGCTTGCAACCGTGCTGTGTGACACCAGTTGCTCCACGGAGCTAATCCAGTTGCCAGCGAACATATCCAACTCAGCGACATCTGGTTTGGGTTCGAAATCGTGGCATCTTTGTGCAACATGTGAATTTATCGCACCACCCCGCTCTTGGCATTGTACCAGCTGCCGAACATGTATTCTGAAGCgggaccatcactgtgtctttACCGGATGCTGTATAGGACACAAAAATCATCGATACTTCATACTGTTCGTGGCGTACCTGTTCATATCTACGCTGTACGCGAGTGTGCTCAACAATTATTTTATCTGGTTTATACGGGGCGAAGAGTTCCGTAACTGGACATCGCTGGTAAAGATCGTATTCCCGCTCGCCATGCTGCTGATCGACACATCGACCAAACAGTACTATCTGGTGATATATCTCATCAACATGGTAGGTGTAATGTTTACCGGCGTGCTGCTAATTTACCACGGAAGACTGATCCTCAGCGGTGCGGTAGTACACGAGCGAAAGGCACCGGAGTATGATATGGGCCGGGGGGAGAACGTACGAATGGTGCTAGGAAACCGATGGTACATTGCGTGGCTATCGCCATTCGTGACGAGTGAGCTACCACACAACGGCATCAACTGGGAGTCGCTGCAGAAACAAACGATCAAAAGTAAGTGA
- the LOC125763945 gene encoding ATP-dependent RNA helicase WM6-like, with product MADNEDLLDYEEEDQTEQVVAEATEQPKKDVKGTYVSIHSSGFRDFLLKPEILRAIVDCGFEHPSEVQHECIPQAVLGMDILCQAKSGMGKTAVFVLATLQQLEPTESVPYVLVMCHTRELAFQISKEYERFCKYMPTIKVAVFFGGLPIQKDEEVLKTTTPHIIVGTPGRVLALIRNKKLNLKNLKHFILDECDKMLEQLDMRRDVQEIFRNTPHGKQVMMFSATLSKEIRPVCKKFMQDPMEVYVDDETKLTLHGLQQHYVKLKETEKNKKLFELLDVLEFNQVVIFVKSVQRCMALAQLLTEQNFPAIGIHRGMVQEERLSRYQQFKDFQKRILVATNLFGRGMDIERVNIVFNYDMPEDSDTYLHRVARAGRFGTKGLAITFISDEADAKILNDVQDRFDVNINELPDEIDLSSYIEGR from the exons ATGGCCGATAATGAGGATCTTTTAGATTACGAGGAGGAGGATCAGACCGAGCAGGTAGTGGCCGAGGCCACCGAGCAGCCAAAAAAGGATGTGAAGGGTACCTACGTATCAATTCACAGCTCAGGATTTCGTGATTTTCTACTGAAGCCTGAAATTCTGCGTGCTATTGTCGACTGTGGTTTCGAGCATCCTTCCGAAG TACAACACGAATGCATACCGCAGGCTGTGCTCGGTATGGACATTTTGTGCCAAGCCAAGTCGGGTATGGGAAAGACGGCTGTGTTTGTGCTCGCAACGCTTCAGCAGTTGGAACCGACCGAGAGCGTACCATACGTGTTGGTGATGTGCCACACACGCGAGCTCGCCTTCCAGATCAGCAAAGAGTATGAGCGATTCTGCAAGTACATGCCTACCATCAAAGTGGCCGTGTTTTTCGGCGGGCTGCCTATCCAGAAGGACGAGGAAGTGTTGAAAACGACGACACCGCACATCATCGTCGGTACACCGGGACGTGTGTTGGCGCTGATCCGCAACAAGAAGCTGAACTTGAAAAATCTCAAACATTTTATACTGGACGAATGTGACAAAATGCTCGAACAGCTAG ATATGCGCCGTGATGTACAGGAAATTTTCCGCAACACACCTCATGGAAAGCAAGTGATGATGTTTTCCGCTACACTGAGCAAAGAAATTCGTCCCGTGTGCAAAAAGTTCATGCAAGAT CCCATGGAAGTCTATGTGGACGATGAAACAAAACTTACCCTGCACGGACTGCAGCAACATTATGTGAAGTTGaaggaaacggaaaagaacaaaaaattgttcgaaTTACTTGACGTGCTGGAGTTTAACCAG GTGGTAATATTCGTAAAATCCGTACAACGTTGCATGGCTTTGGCACAGCTGCTGACCGAACAAAATTTCCCCGCTATCGGTATTCACCGTGGAATGGTGCAGGAGGAACGTTTGTCACGGTATCAACAGTTTAAGGATTTCCAGAAGCGTATCCTTGTCGCAACGAATCTGTTTGGCCGTGGTATGGATATCGAGCGTGTAAATATCGTTTTTAATTACGATATGCCGGAAGATTCGGATACTTATTTGCATCGAGTAGCCCGTGCCGGTCGGTTCGGTACCAAGGGTCTGGCTATTACATTCATATCGGACGAGGCAGATGCCAAGATTTTGAACGATGTTCAAGATCGATTTGATGTAAACATTAACGAGTTGCCGGACGAAATTGATCTCTCTTCCTACA tCGAAGGACgataa
- the LOC125763922 gene encoding suppressor APC domain-containing protein 2 — MDPLSNRNRKNILSLSAQRTTPTTAATTTPTSATGMATHLHNHRQHQQQPYHRHSAIPGQQSTGQPLAPVLPTASSSPLVHSTSGPGAHLQQHHHHHHQHHQHHQQQQNGDGLPKAFVAAMRTLFDIMDDRKTGFVRLADIEERWQDDGSKGLPRGVIDSLRKVTPPNGHLSFERFCSGLKICLLRNQTGSLGASTITHGVASHSTSSSPLARDDPGLKASMAKLSLSRPPSAPLLDLDTGVGGNSKLPSLAPASAWSTTAGPTNTATVRPNNAMPAQKTLSMPQLLNPDGDLDLEPPPIILPGAFGPPKPPRVSLNLDRNAQHHQHHSQQHQHPIGASSSIDKAEIRNALQNWQMSLLMGEAAGDKGDAGKGTLRPLARGSADGQTDLSTSSPSLQSINQLDGARLSSGGLYQKKSPGAAGRRREPRRHTLQNGVDYNMLKRLKQIEQEKDILLQGLTAVEKAREWYHKQLATVQEKMRYLGRPGSHMETWTETQQERLDLQRARVLEVNRHLMMLAESWERGGFPMHMNLALRPLPGTMLGPGPSHYQQRALHQQRPSQSQPPTATIPPAVPPPPSASSAGTYPPVPSQTHHLQQQQSPEMVNHLKQQNHQLCEEINQKNEKLSLLEREKAALIRELLQLQRTNRASSMISNTEELVF; from the exons ATGGACCCACTGTCCAACCGTAACCGAAAGAACATACTATCCTTGAGCGCACAACGGACAACACCAACGACGGCCGCAACGACGACACCAACGTCAGCAACCGGTATGGCAACGCATCTGCACAATCATcgtcagcatcagcagcaaccgtATCATCGACACTCTGCAATTCCCGGCCAACAGTCTACCGGGCAGCCTCTTGCTCCAGTGCTACCAACGGCGAGTTCCAGTCCACTGGTGCACTCTACATCGGGTCCAGGTGCGCACCTtcagcaacatcatcaccaccaccaccaacatcatcagcatcatcagcaacagcagaatgGCGACGGATTGCCGAAAGCGTTCGTTGCCGCCATGCGCACACTGTTCGACATCATGGACGATCGGAAAACAGGTTTCGTGCGCTTGGCAGACATCGAGGAGCGCTGGCAGGACGACGGTTCCAAGGGTTTGCCGCGCGGAGTCATTGACAGCCTGCGCAAGGTAACACCCCCGAATGGACATCTCTCGTTCGAGCGCTTCTGCAGCGGGTTGAAAATTTGCCTCTTACGCAACCAAACGGGATCACTCGGTGCGTCAACCATCACGCACGGTGTTGCGTCCCATTCGACGTCCTCTTCTCCGCTGGCCCGAGACGATCCGGGGCTAAAAGCGTCAATGGCTAAACTCTCCCTCTCAAGACCTCCTTCAGCACCACTGCTCGATCTAGACACGGGTGTTGGTGGAAACAGTAAACTGCCTTCGTTGGCACCTGCTTCTGCTTGGAGTACTACTGCTGGCCCGACGAATACGGCCACCGTGCGACCAAACAATGCAATGCCAGCACAGAAAACGCTCAGCATGCCGCAGCTACTAAATCCCGACGGTGATCTTGACCTGGAGCCACCGCCAATAATACTACCAGGCGCGTTTGGTCCTCCGAAACCGCCGCGTGTCTCTTTAAACCTAGACCGCAATGCgcaacatcatcagcatcattcgcaacagcatcagcaccCGATTGGAGCTAGTTCCAGTATCGATAAGGCAGAAATTCGGAACGCTCTCCAGAACTGGCAGATGTCACTGCTAATGGGTGAAGCTGCTGGCGATAAGGGGGACGCAGGCAAAGGCACACTAAGACCACTGGCACGTGGATCTGCCGATGGACAAACGGATCTCTCTACCTCGTCCCCTTCATTGCAGTCCATCAACCAGCTCGATGGTGCACGGCTTAGCTCGGGCGGTCTCTACCAGAAGAAATCACCAGGCGCAGCTGGACGACGGCGAGAGCCAAGACGGCACACGCTCCAAAATGGCGTCGACTATAACATGCTCAAGCGGTTGAAGCAGATCGAACAGGAAAAAGACATCCTGCTGCAGGGATTGACGGCGGTCGAGAAGGCACGGGAATGGTACCACAAGCAGTTGGCTACGGTGCAGGAAAAGATGCGATATCTTGGACGTCCCGGATCACATATG GAAACGTGGACCGAGACGCAGCAGGAACGGTTAGACCTACAGCGTGCCCGTGTCCTCGAGGTGAATCGCCATCTTATGATGCTGGCAGAAAGCTGGGAACGGGGTGGTTTCCCCATGCATATGAACCTTGCCTTACGTCCCCTGCCCGGTACAATGCTTGGACCTGGACCATCTCACTATCAGCAGCGTGCGCTTCATCAACAACGTCCGTCCCAGTCGCAACCGCCTACCGCTACCATTCCACCAGCTGTTCCTCCGCCACCATCAGCATCGTCGGCAGGGACTTACCCGCCGGTACCTTCGCAGACACATCAtctacagcagcaacagtcgCCGGAAATGGTTAACCATCTGAAGCAACAGAACCATCAGCTTTGCGAGGAGAtaaatcaaaagaacgagaagTTGTCACTGCTGGAACGGGAAAAGGCGGCACTGATACGGGAACTGTTGCAGCTACAGCGTACGAATCGTGCCAGCAGTATGATATCGAACACGGAAGAGTTGGTGTTCTGA